DNA from Bradyrhizobium diazoefficiens USDA 110:
CGACGAAGGACGGCGGGATGGGCATGGGGCTTGCGATCTGCCGAACGACGGTGGAAGCTCACGGCGGCCGATTGTCGGTGGTGAGCACCCCGGGCTCGGGAGCGACATTCCACCTGACATTGCCATATAGCCAAGAACACGCCCCGCCATGACACGACCAAACCAGGCTCAGCCGCCGACGCAACCCTCAAGCGCGACTGTCATCATCGTCGATGACGATGCGGGCATCCGCGCCTCGCTCGACAGCCTGTTCCGATCCGTCGGCCTCGAGACGCGCCTGTTCGGCTCGCCGGCGGAACTGCTCGGCGGCTCGCTGCCCGGCGGCCCAGGCTGCATCGTGCTGGACGTCCGCCTTCCCGGCGTGAGCGGGCTCGATCTGCAGAGCCAGCTCGTCCGGCAGGGCATCAGCTATCCGATCATCTTCATGACAGGCCATGGGGACATTCCGATGTCGGTGCGTGCCATGAAGGCCGGTGCCGTCGATTTCCTCTCCAAGCCGTTTCGCGACCAGGACATGCTCGATGCCGTGACGGCGGCGCTCGAACGTGATGCGCAGCACCGTGCCGAAGCCGCGACCAAGGAAGACATCCGCGCCCAGTACGGGACCCTGACGGCGCGCGAGCGCGAGGTGATGGGCCATGTCACCGCCGGCCTGATGAACAAGCAGGTCGCCGCCCTGATCGGCCTCAGCGAGATCACGGTCAAGATCCACCGCGGGAACGTCATGCGCAAGATGGGGGTTCGGTCGCTGGCCGACCTCGTCCGCAAGGCCGAGGCGCTGGGGGTATCCCAAACCCGCGGGACTACGGATCACACCTGAGTATAATTCCTGCGGGACTGCCCCGGGTGCATAAGGCGCCATCGGCCGCGCAAAGGGAGATGCCTCCTTGCGGAACACCGCGGTCAGGATTGTGTGCCAATGGCCAAAACCCCGGTGATTGCGATCGTAGACGACGACGAAGGCGTTCGCACGTCGCTGGCGAGCCTGGTGCGCTCGATCGGCTACGAGGCCCAGGCCTACGAATCCGGCATGGATTTCCTGCGGCAGACACCGGGAGACGATCCGGCATGCATG
Protein-coding regions in this window:
- a CDS encoding response regulator transcription factor, which translates into the protein MTRPNQAQPPTQPSSATVIIVDDDAGIRASLDSLFRSVGLETRLFGSPAELLGGSLPGGPGCIVLDVRLPGVSGLDLQSQLVRQGISYPIIFMTGHGDIPMSVRAMKAGAVDFLSKPFRDQDMLDAVTAALERDAQHRAEAATKEDIRAQYGTLTAREREVMGHVTAGLMNKQVAALIGLSEITVKIHRGNVMRKMGVRSLADLVRKAEALGVSQTRGTTDHT